The DNA window CGAAGCTGCAGCTTGCAGCGATGTACGCGTCCGACGGCAAACAGGCTGATGCGAAGAAGATTTACGCAGAGATCAAGGATAAGGATCCGAAGAGCGCCGCAGCGGAAGTGGCCAGCGAAAAGCTGAACGGTCCCGCGGCGCGCTAAGCCAATCCTGAAGAGGAATACCGCATGGCGGCTCCCGAGAAACCACCGGCATCACTGGCAGAGTTGATTCGTCGACGCTCCGGTGCCGGAAGGTCGAAGGAGCCGCCATCGCCGTCTGCGGCAAAGCCTCCCGTCGCGGATCGGCTGGGACAGTTCGGTCTGCTCTTTGCCGAACCGGAAGAAGCAGACGCTCAAAGCAGCGACCCCGATATCCTCCCCGAACCGGACGAGGAGAAAGCCTCGGAACGCAGGCTGTGGTCTGTTGCGGAGCTGGTTTCCGCGTTACGCTTCCGCGTGGAACGTGAGTATGCGGATGTATGGGTGGAGGGCGAAATCTCCAACTGCCGCCCGGCACCCTCCGGTCATCTGTATTTCACGTTGAAAGATGGCGATGCGCAGTTGCCGGTGGTGCTGTTCCGCCGCGAGGCCGCGCTACTGAAGTTCAGGCCTACGGACGGCCTCAGTGTGCTGGCACGCGGGCGTGTCAGCGTCTTTGAAAGTCGCGGACAACTTCAACTCATTGCAAATTCTTTGGAACCGCGCGGCGCGGGCGCGTTGCAGCTTGCCTTTGAACAACTGAAAGCAAAGCTGCGTGCGGAAGGGCTGTTCGACGAGGATCGCAAACGTCCTCTGCCGCCGTTTCCGCGTACGGTGGGCGTGATCACCAGCACGCAGGGCGCGGTGCTGCGCGACATTGCCACGGTGGTTCGGCGTCGTCATGCGCGTCTGAATCTGCTGGTGTTCCCCGCGACGGTGCAGGGGCCAACGTGTGCCGAGGATGTCATGCGTGGCCTGCGTTACTTCAACGCTTCGCCGGAAACGCATCGCGTGGACGTCATTGTCATTGCGCGCGGCGGCGGCTCCGCGGAAGACCTGAACGGCTTCAACGACGAGGCATTGGCACGCGCTATTGCCAGCAGCGAGGTTCCTGTCGTATCAGCCATCGGCCACGAGACGGACTTCACCATCGCCGATTTTGTGGCCGACCTGCGTGCTCCCACACCCTCTGCTGCGGCAGAGATTGTCACCGGCGCGCAGCACCGGATTGAGGAACGAGTGCAGTCGTTGGAAGCACGATTGCTGCGGGCCGTCCGTTTCCAGCAGATGCATGTGCGACAGCGCTTTCTGCGTGTGTCTGCAGAGGGTGCATTTGCGCGTCTGCGCGACAGCATCAACCGGCGCGATCAGCGGGTGGACACCGCGCGTTTCCGGCTGGAGGCACTCTCGCAAAGGCTTCTCCAGACGCGTTCCGTTCAGCTTCGTCAGCTTTCCGACCGTCTGCATAGGCAGGACGTCCATCGGCGGGTGCTGCTGGCGGTATCGCAGCAGCAAAACCTGCAACAGCGGTTGGAACGCACTGGGGCGGAGTTTGCCCAGCGTTCCCGGCAACGTTTGGGGCGCGCTGAGGCGCGTCTGCATGCGCTTTCACCCACGGCCATCCTGGAACGGGGCTACGCCCTGGTGTATCGCGAAGATGGTTCACTCCTGCGGGATGCATCGAACGCTGTGGAAGGGGAAGCCATTACGGCGCGCGTGTCGCATGGGACCGTCCGCGCCATCGTTAGCTCCAATGCGCATCAGACGTGATATCGGTCGCGAATCCATGCAACTTCCGCACCTAGAATAGATACGGCAGGAATGAAACACGAATGAGAAAGCTCTTCGGAACAGACGGCATCCGTGCCGTTGCAGGACAATCTCCCCTCGACCCTCGCACCATCCACGCCGTTGGCGTGGCTTTGGCGCATCATATTGCCGCTCCTGAAACGCAGCCGAAGGTGATCCTTGGCATAGACACGCGTGAGTCCAGTGAATGGATTGCTGCTGCCATCACAGAAGGGCTTCGCGACGGTGGGGCTGTGGTCGAGTCCGCGGGTGTTATCACCACGCCAGCCGTTGCGTTCCTCACTCGTTCCCACGGCTTTGCCGCGGGTGTGGTCGTCTCTGCGTCGCATAATCCCTGGCAGGACAACGGCATCAAAGTTTTCGGCCCGGACGGTTACAAGCTGCCGGATGCAACGGAACTTGCAATTGAAGAAGAGATTTTCCGCCAGTTGGAATCGAACTCGAACCACTCGACGATTCACACCGCTGCGCCTGCCGTGGAAGAGGCGGATCGTGCGGAGTATGTACGTTCGTTGCTGGCCGCTGTGCCGGGGCTTTCTCTGGATGGCAAGCGCATCGTGGTCGATTGCGCCAATGGAGCCGCATCCGCTGTGGCGCCGCAATTGTTTGACGGGCTCGGAGGCGAAGTTCGCATTCGCAATGCCAGTCCTGATGGCCGCAATATCAATGTCGATTGCGGCGCAACCAAGCCTGAAGTTGTGGCGAAGTATGTGCTTGAAGATAAGGCTGACATTGGCATCACGTTTGATGGCGATGCGGACCGCGCCATGTTTGCCGATGAGAATGGTCGTGTGATCAATGGCGATGCGGTGATGCTGTTGGCTGCGCGTGATCTGCAGGCGCGGGGGTTGCTGCATGACAACACCGTCGTTGCAACAACGATGAGCAATATGGGGTTGGAAGCTGCGCTGAAGCGCAGCGGCATACGCATGTTGCGTGCGCCCGTGGGCGATAAATATGTGCTGGAACAGATGAAGAAGACCGGCGCTTCACTGGGCGGGGAACAGAGCGGCCACATACTCTTCACAGGCAAATCCACTACGGGCGACGGCCTGCTGACGGCGCTGTTGCTGCTGGATATTGTGCATCGCAGCGGAAGTTCGTTAGCCAAACTAACGGAGGACCTGAAGACTTTCCCGCAAGTCATCGTCAATGTGAAGGTGCGCGAAAAGAAACCGTTGGAAGGCATCTCTTCCATTGCGGAAAAGATTCGTGAAGCAGAAAATGCCTTGGCAGATACGGGACGCGTTGTGATTCGTTACAGCGGCACAGAGGCGCTGGCACGCGTGATGATTGAAGCGGAAGATGAATCGTCCATGAAGCATCACGCGGAAGCCATCGCACAGGCCATCCGCTCAGAGCTGGGCATCTGACAGCAGGCTATTCCGCTCTGCCTGCGGTATGCTCCGCGTACGTTTTTTCGAACAGGAAGAACGACTTCTTCTTCTCCATGGTTTCAGAGAAAAGGCCCTTGCGATTGAACCCGTCCTGCAGCCTGGGGATGTTGCGTGTGGACGATCGAAAATCCATCAACACCCACGGCGTCAGGCCGCGTACCTGCGGAATCCTGTTCAGCATGGCAAGCTGGTGCATCATGACATTTACCTGCTGTTCTTCGGTCCAGCGGTCATTCGGGCCGCCATGATTTCCGAACTTCGCCTCGGCTCCGAATTCTGACATAATCACCGGCTTCTGCGGGAACTGCCACGTTTTCGTATCCGCAGATTCAGGCGTGCCTTCGTACCAGCCGATGTACTCATTCTGCCCAATGACATCCAGCGCCTGTGTCAGCGGATCATCCTGCACGATAAGGTCGCGGTCTACGCGTGGCCCAATCAAGGCCGACGTGATCAGCCGCGTGCTGTCGATGGCTCTGGCTTCGTTGGCGAGATTCGTCAGGAAGCGTGTCCGGTCCTCCCTGCGAGGTGTCTCGTTCGAAACCGACCAGAAAATGATCGATGCTTTGTTGCGGTCCCGACGAACCATCTCATGCAGCATGGCCACGGCCTTGTCATAGACCTCGGGCTTGTCGAATGAGATGCCCTGCCACAACGGAATCTCTGACCACACCATGACACCGGCCCTGTCCGCAGTACGCGTCATGCGTTCATCATGCGGGTAATGGCATAGCCGCACAAAGTTTGCATGAAGATCGTGGAGCATGGTGAAGATGTTGCGCACGTCGTCGTCAGAGTTCGCTCGACCGCCGCGTACGGGAGCCTCTGCATGCATGTTCGCGCCCTGCAAAAAGATGGCCTTACCGTTGAGCAGGATGCGCGTGCCGTCCACGCGGATATCGCGGAAGCCAATTTCTTCATCAATTGCATCGCGACCGGATGCGATCCGCACCTTGTACAGACGCGGGGTTTGCGGCGACCAAAGCGCCAGGCTTTTTGCAACAGCCGCGAACGATGCCTTGCCATCAGCATCCGTGGTGGCGTGGACGGTCACGCCGGCATCCGCAATGGTCAGCGAAACGGGCGTGCCCGCACCCGCGCCCATCACGTGCACATATCCCTGCAGCGTGCGCTGTCCAGAGGCCTGGAACGCCGGTTCCTTGCGCAGATGAACGTCATAGTCATCAATGAAGCGCTCCGGTACCGTAGCCAGAGAAACATCACGCGTCAGGCCACCGTAGTTAAACCAGTCATACATTAGTGATGGAATGTCGTCCTGGTGCCGCGTGGAATCCACCGCAATCACAACGAAATTCTTGTTCTCATGCAGGGCTTCTGTGGCGTCGCAATCAAAGGGAGTGAAGCCGCCCTCATGCTGGCAGATCCTTTTTCCGTTCACCCACACATAGGACCGGTAGTTTGCCGCGCCAACATGGACGAACGTTCGCGTGCCGGGTGTTGGCTGGAAGTCGAAGTCACGCTGGTACCAGACGACACCTTCAAAACGCAGCAGGGTCGGGTCCTGTGTGTTCCAATCACCCGGCACCTTCAGCGTGGGTGCAGTGGCGAAGTCATACTCGCTGTTGTGCTTGCCTGTGCTGATATTGGGATGGGTGTTTTGTGCGTAGCCGCTATCCTTCACCTTGCCGCTGTTGTCGTACAACTCGCGTGCCGGTGGCTGCTCCACCAGATAGTGCCAGTCGCCGTTCAGTGACATAGTCTGCCTGCGATCAATGCCAACCAGCAGTGTCGTCGCGGTTTGTGCGGCCACACTGCCGGTGGCGAGACAAAGCATTAGACCCAGATACGACAGCACACCCGCACGATACGTCTTCACGCACTACCTCACAACTTATTGATGGATTGCCCACTGAAACACAATCGAAAGACGCAGCGCAAGCATGCCGCGCATCTACGGTATCGCGATAACTACAAAGAACGTATAGCACTCGATCATGTGATGCGCCGTGGATGAACCGATTCGCTACTCCACCACGACGCGCGGCACACGGTCGCTGATGCCGCACAGCACTTCGTAGACGCTGGTGCCTGCAATGTGCGCTTGTTCGTCTGCCCCCACAAACTCACTGCCGCATGCACCGATAAGGATGACTTCATCGCCGATCTTTGTTTGTGGAATGTCCGTTACGTCGATCACGGTCAGGTCCATGGATACGCGTCCCAGGATCGGCACACGCACACCATGCAGCAAAACACTGCCACCCTCTTCCTCGCTGGAAGAAGACAGGCCGCGTCGGAAGCCGTCCGCGTATCCTACCGGCAGCAGCGCGAGCCGCATCGGCGTAACGGAAACAAAGGTGGAGTTGTAGCCGATGGTGGTGCCCGTGTCGATATCGCGCAGGCTGACCACGCGCGTCTTCCACGCCATCACGGGTTGCAGCGAAGAGGCGACATGCGGATTCGGTATGCCCCGTCGCATTTCCAGTGGCAACGTATAGCCATACAGCGCAAGACCTGCACGCGTCATAGCTCTTGCTCCCAACGATTCGGCCAACGCTGGAATTGCCTGCGGCATATAGCCACTGTCAGTGGATGAGGTGTTGCCCGCATGCACGTATGCAGGGCGCAATCCTGCTGCGGCTACCTGCTCCAGCGCATGGGTGAAGTCGCGCATCTGGCGGCGGTCCTGTGGGTCATCGGCAATTTCTGTGGACGCCAGGTGTGTCATCACACCTTCCAGCAGCAGCGGTGAATGCGCGGTGAAGCGTGAGAGCAACTGCTGCAGTAACGCACCGGGAGCCACGCCCTGGCGTGACATACCGGTATCAATCTCTACATGCACCGCAAGTGATTGAGCTGGGAACCCACGCCGTTTCGCTTCTGCTTCCAGCAAATCCAGATGGTATGTCTCCCAGACCACCGGAGTCAGAGCATAGTCAAGGACTGAGGCTTCTTCGCCAAACCACAGGCTACACATCACCAGTAGACGCGGTTGCGGCATGCCCTGCGGCAGAATCCCCAGCGACTGCCGCACCGCCACGCCCTCTTCAGCAGAGGTCACGCCAAGCCACTTCGCACCGGCGGCGGCGAGGATCGGCGCGCATTCCGTGGCGCCGTGCCCGTAGGCATTGGCTTTGATCACGGCCAGCACATCCACTTGCGGCCCCGCGGCGGCCTGTAGGGCGCGGTAGTTGGCGACAAGACGTGAAGCGGAGATTTCCGCCCATATCGGGCGCGTGTGGCTGGGAAGTACGGATCGCATACGGCTGTTCTGATGCTATCGTTCTGCGAATGCACAGTACAGGTCAGTCGGGCTTCGGCTTCGCAATCGTGTCGATCACCAGCGTATCCGCGGGCGCCTTTACGGGCTGCAGCTTCAGTCCGGCTTGTGACTGGAGTGCCGTAAACAGTCCCGGCGGTGCGTCTGCAGCGTCACTGGGGGAAGCATCGTCTGGCGCCCATTCCAGCTTCAGGTCATAACGCCGCTTCAGCCCTGTCTGGTCGACGATTGGCCGATTCACGCTGAATTGCAGGATCAACACAAGTTCGGAGATGGACGTGTTCGTGAGATTCTCCACGTGCCTCACGCTTGAGTGGCTGTTTCTCTGATCCATCGGGCCGTCGGGTTTGCTCGTGTTCTCAATCATTCTCGAGCCACCCTTCGCCACGGTCAGCGCGAACACCGGCATCTCCCGCTGTTCGTGGTGCAGTTCCAGTCCGAAGCGCTCCGCCAGAATCTTCCGCATCAGTGTCTGCACCTGCTTCAGGCTGGGAGCGCCTTCCGTGTCCGGGACGCCGGTTACGTCCCAGCGCTGTGTCTCGGCCCATCCTGGCATATTGGCAATCTGAACCTTCTGCACACCATAGCCAATCAGCAGAAGTTGCTGCACAGTGCTTCCCAGCAACAGCACACGCCTGCCATCCATGTTGATGTGCTGGCCGCGTGTTTCAGTGGGATCGGTGGCTTTCACGGATGCGACTTCCCAGTCCGGGTCTGCATTGAGTGGCATGGCTTTTGGCATCTGTGCAGAGGGACTTTGTCCGTAGGCGATGACGCACAGCATCAGCGATAACGTGAGTGTGACCAGTTCGGTCCATCGCCGGGTGCGAGATAGAAGCTGTTCCATGGGCTTTAGTACGTGTGGTTTTCACAGATGTTCCATGGAATTACCCTCACGGAGGCAGTGTCCGGTTCGATGCGGACCTGCGCAGCATCCAATTGTTATGCTCGACAGCCGCAGTTTTGATCTGACCACGCTTCCTCTGTCCGACACCTACAAACTGCTGGCTTCCACGATTACGCCCCGCCCCATTGCGTGGATAACCACGCTGGACGACCAGGGCCGGGCAAATGCTGCGCCGTTTTCGTTCTTCAATGTGGTCAGCTCTGATCCACCGCTGTTCTGTGTGGGCTTTTCGCCTGCACCGGATCGCGAAGGGAAGGACACGCTGGCGAATATCCGCGCTTCGGGTGAACTGGTGATCAACCTTGTTTCGGAAGAGCTGGCAGAGGCCATGAACATTACGGCGACGGACGCGCCGCGTGGGTTGGATGAGCTGGTGATGGCAGGGCTGGAGATTGCGCCCAGCGAAACGGTGTCGCCGCCGCGCATTGCAGCCTCGCCGGTTTCCATTGAGTGCCGGACGTTTCAGTGGATTGAAACCGGCGGATCGTCCACCGTGTTGATTGCGCGCGGCGAACGTTTGCACATTCGCCGCGACGTGTTTGTGAACGAGGAGAGGCTTTACATCGACAACGCGAAGCTGAACCTCATCGGCCGCATGGGCGGGCTTGGAGACTACACGCGCAGCCGCGACATCTTCACCATCCCGCGCATTGCGTGGAAAGACTTTCCGCAGAAGTAGCTTTGGCCGTCGTTACTTTACGGGAGTGGCTTTGAAGTCGCCGTCGATGCTGTATTCAATGACATTGACGGTGCCGGTGATGGTGCCGTCGGCGTTCAGTTTGCCCGTGAATTTCAGTGACGCCTGATCCCCTCTTGCCTGCCAGGTGACATTGCTGCCATCCACAGAGCCGGAAAATTCGGTCATCTCACTGCAACCGCCGTTGAGTTTCTTATCTTCCTGCGTCCATTTGCAGGAGAAGTCGCGTTCATTGCCCGCCACGTCAATGTGGACGTTCCACTGTCCGTTTACTGACGGGGCCTGGGCCAGGGCTGCGGTTGAAAGAGTGCACAGAAGTGCGGCTGCGATGCGTGTCTGCATTACGGTGTGGTCCTTTCCTCGGAACTGAGGGAGATGCAAAAAACTGCGATCACTGCGCCGCATGTTTCTGGCAATACGGATTGGGCAGCAGGGAATGTTCCTTCGTGCTGAGGCGAATGTGAGAATCCTCATAGCGGTGCCGGAATGCGTTGAGGCAGTGAGCCACAGGCAGTCTCCCGGGGATTCCGATAAAATCAACCCCGTTGCGCACATTGCGCCAGTAGAGGAACAAAAACGATGGCATCCCAGATGGCAAATATCCCCGCGCTGAAGGATCTGCACGGACAGCTCAGCACCCGCATGACCAAGGCCGTGGAAGATTTCCGCACCAACCTGCTGGCCGTGCGCACCGGCCGCGCCAGCGTGCACATGCTGGACAACGTCCGCGTGGATTACTACGGCAGCGAAATGCCCATCAACCAGTTGGCACAGCTGTCCGCTCCGGAAGCGCAGCAGATTGTGGTGCAGCCGTTCGATATCGGCACGGTGGGCCTGATTGAAAAGGCCATCCGGACCAGCGGTCAGGGCTTCAACCCCATGCATGACGGCAAGATCATCCGCGTTCCCGTTCCGCCCATGACAGAGGAGCGCCGCCGCGATTCCGTAAAACAGCTTTCCGGCATCCTGGAAGACCATAAGACTGCCATCCGTAACATCCGCCGCGACGGCAACGACAGCGTGAAGAAGTCCGCCAAGGACAAACTCATCAGCGCCGACGATGAAAAGCGCGCTACGGAAGAGATTCAGCAGATGACCGACGCCCAGATCAAGCAATTGGACGACATGTTCAAGGTGAAGGAAAAGGAACTGATGACGGTCTGATCTGTTGCCGGTTTCAAGCATCAGAAAGGCCGTTACCTCTCAGAGGCAACGGCCTTTTAATCGTTTTCGCCAACTATTCTTCCAGCCGGTAGGTGTATTCCTCAATCACAGGATTCGTCAGCACTTCATTGGCAATGCGCTCCACTTCGGCCTTGGCGGCGTCGCCAGTCAGGCTGTCGGCCAGGGTCAGCACAAAGTATTTGCCCTGACGGACGGACTCTACCTGCGGGTGATGCAGGCGGCGGAGGGCGTTGGCAATCGTCTGCCCCTGGGCATCGAGAACCGTGGTCTTCAACGTGACATAAACATGGGCGCGCATGCCCGGATTATAGCGATTTCGGCTATATGTCGCCTCTCGGACACAGGCTTGGAGGATACGTGGGGCGAAAGGTACACTGGTCTGGAGTTGCCGAAGCCCCGCCCCGGGGCGTATTGTTCCCGGCAGCCAAACCTTCTCGACAAAGAGACCCGAAAGAGCCTTATGCCGAACTATTTGAAGTTGCCAGTGGGCGCCAAAGCGCCAAAAGTCGTAAACGCGGTGATCGAAATTCCTTATCAGGGCCGCATGAAGTTTGAGTACGACAAGCAACTGGAAGTCTTCCGACTGGACCGCAATCTGTACAGCCCGGTGCATTACCCCGGCGATTACGGCTTCCTGCCCTCCACGCTGGGCGATGACGGCGATCCGCTGGACGTGCTGGTGCTGGTGGATGAGCCCAGCTTCCCCGGTTGCCTGCAGGAAGTGCGTCCCATCGGTCTGATGGAGATGATTGATGGCGGCGAAGGCGATGAGAAGATTCTCGCCGTGGGGTGTGCCAACCCGCGCTTTTTTGACATCACCAGCTATGAGCAGATTCACCCGCACAAGCTGAAGGAGATCGTCCACTTCTTTTCTACCTACAAGGATCTTGAAGGTAAGTCAGTAAAGATCGAAGGCTGGAAACCGGTCGATTACGCGTATGAGGTCATTGAGAAGTCCATCAAGGCATACGCGGAGAAGAGCGCGAAGTAAGTTTTTCTCTCGAAGCATGAAGCCCCGCATCTCCTGTTGGAGTGCGGGGCTTTCTTTGCGAGCTTCAACTTCCCACAAGCCGACTTGTCGTTACCAATCACACCAATCCGCCGGCCACTGCCCTTTCGGGACGCTTCTTCGGGCCTTTTCGTTTAGCCGAGCAGCAGCAATGCCTAGTTAGGGGCGGAAGACGATCTTCCGCGTGTCGCTCGTATCTTTCCAGGCTTCGTCAACATCGGCAAAAGACACACTTTGGGTGGGCAGAGAAAGTCCTGCTCGACTGATTGCGTTCAGAAGTTCACCAGCACAACGCGTTGCTGTATCGATTGAGAAAGCTCCCAATCCAGAGCCGACGATCTCTAGGCCGGTGCTCCTCATTGCATGAGTGTCGACAAGGATGGATTTTCCAGCGGAGCCGCCTACCTGCACAAAACGGATACGCGGCTCTCCCACTGCAGATCCTCGTCCCCTTGCGAGAGCACGGATCATTCTCTCGGCTGGTATGCCTCCGAGGTAATCGAGAACGACATCGACACCCTCGTCGAAAGTTTGCCGGTAGGCTTCCACGAGTTGGTCCTCAGGCTGCTCTAAAGGAATAATCACGTTGGCTCCAGCACTCTTCAGAGCTTCCAGTTTGGTAACATCCCGTCCCGTAGCGATGATCTTGGAGGCTCCCAAATGTTTTGCGACGCGAACAGCCAGGCTCCCAGCCGACCCGGTTGCACCGTTCACTACAACTACCTGGCTGGGCCGGAAGTCGCCACGGACCGTCAATGCAATCCATGACGAGATACCGGAGTTTGGCACTGCTGCCGCTGTGACATCATCGACGTCATCTGGCACCGGGACACACCATTTCAATTTAGGGACGGTATATTCGGCCATGCTGCCAAATGGAGCCCGTGGAAAAAGAAAGTAGACGCGATTGCCATTAGGAAGTCGTCCAACGCCATCGATTCCGGGAACGAAAGGAAGTTCCTTGCTTCCTGCGTAGTGCTTTCCCTGAGCGATGGAACGAACAATAGGAGCGAGCGTGGCGGCGGCCACAGTAATCTTCACTTCTCCTTCGCTCACAATCGGTTCGGGGAAATCGCCATAGGAAGGGGTACTTTCAAAATCCCGAACAATAATCGCTTTCATAGGAACCCCATGTCGCACCGAATATATATGCTATGCGAATAGATGTTATGGCATGTAATAATGATTCAGAAGATAGAACTTTGAAAAAGCGTCTAGATGAAATTGAGGAGATCGGCCTTTTGCTGAAGGCAGCGATGCGTGAATCTGAGCGTCGATTGAACGAACTCTTGCGCCCTCTTGGTATTACCGCAGGTCAAGCGGAGGTACTCCAGATTCTGGAGCGTTGCGGCCCGATGTCTTTGGGAGAGCTAGGCGAGTTGCTCGTCGCCGAAGGCGGACATCCGAGCCGACTCATCGACCGAATGGTGAATGCGGGGCTCCTTTTACGCGAGACAGCGGCGGATGATCGTCGGCGCATTAGCATAGGAATCACAGAACATGGCCAAGAACTGGCCCAGGCGTCGCGAGAGAGTAAAAAGGAATTCCGACGGTGGGTGAGGGCTCAACTTCAAGGGACAGACATGGAACATGCGCTTCGTTTTTTCCGAGCCTACCTGTCCGGAACAGAACTCGAGAAAACGGTCCTCGCACGCGAATCGAAAGGGCCGCTTGCTGGAAGCTGAGCCATCGTCAAAGACACATCTCTACCTGCTGGATTAGTACCGATAAACGCGTTTGTCGGAAATGGCATCGTCGAGGTGGTTTCGCTGGGTTCGTGAAAAAATGATTTGATGAAGCCGCGTTCCCCCATTTATGTCACCTCGCTGATTGCGGGTGCGTTCTTCATGGAGAACCTGGACGGCACCGTGATTGCCACGGCGCTGCCGCAGATGGCGAAGAGTTTCCATGCCACCGCCGTTAGCCTGAACATTGGTATGACGGCGTATATGCTCACGCTGGCCGTGCTGATTCCCATCAGCGGATGGGTGACGGATCGCTTTGGATCGCGCTCTGTGTTTGCTACGGCGGTGGGCATCTTCACCGTGGCATCGTTGCTGTGCGCGGTCTCGCAAAACCTTACGCAATTCACGCTGATGCGCATTCTGCAGGGTATGGGCGGCGCCATGATGGTGCCTGTGGGGCGCTTGATCGTGCTGCGCGAAACACCCAAAGACAAGCTGGCGCAGGCGATTGCGTATATCTCGTGGCCGGGACTGACGGCGTTGGTGCTGGGGCCGCCACTGGGTGGATTTATTACCACTTACGCAAGCTGGCACTGGATCTTTCTGATGAATGTGCCGTTGGGTATCGCGGCGCTCATCCTTGCCATGTTGTGGATTGAGAATGTTCGCACCGGCGAACGTCACCCGTTTGATTGGGGCACGTTTGCCTTGGGTGGCATTGCGTCCGCAGGCAGTGTCTATGCGATGGAGCTGCTCGGCGGAGGAGAGACGCGCTGGCCCGTTCCGGTGACCATGCTGGTTCTCAGTCTGCTGTGCGGTGTCCTGGCTATCGTGTATGCGCGGCGCAGGCAGGAGACTTCGCTGATTGATTTTGAGTCGATGCGGCGCAAGACATATTCGCTGTCGATTTACGGCGCCAGCGCGTTTCGTCTTGCGGTGTCTGTACTTCCGTTCCTTTTGCCACTTATGTTCCAGATTGCCTTTGGACTCAACGCATTTCGCAGTGGTCTGTATTTGCTGGCGCTCTTCGGCGGCGACCTCAGCATGAAGTCCATCGTGCTGCCGTTGTTGCGGCGATTTGGTTTTCGCCGCATCCTCATCGTGAAT is part of the Terriglobus sp. RCC_193 genome and encodes:
- the purS gene encoding phosphoribosylformylglycinamidine synthase subunit PurS, which translates into the protein MRAHVYVTLKTTVLDAQGQTIANALRRLHHPQVESVRQGKYFVLTLADSLTGDAAKAEVERIANEVLTNPVIEEYTYRLEE
- a CDS encoding inorganic diphosphatase, whose protein sequence is MPNYLKLPVGAKAPKVVNAVIEIPYQGRMKFEYDKQLEVFRLDRNLYSPVHYPGDYGFLPSTLGDDGDPLDVLVLVDEPSFPGCLQEVRPIGLMEMIDGGEGDEKILAVGCANPRFFDITSYEQIHPHKLKEIVHFFSTYKDLEGKSVKIEGWKPVDYAYEVIEKSIKAYAEKSAK
- a CDS encoding zinc-binding alcohol dehydrogenase family protein, which translates into the protein MKAIIVRDFESTPSYGDFPEPIVSEGEVKITVAAATLAPIVRSIAQGKHYAGSKELPFVPGIDGVGRLPNGNRVYFLFPRAPFGSMAEYTVPKLKWCVPVPDDVDDVTAAAVPNSGISSWIALTVRGDFRPSQVVVVNGATGSAGSLAVRVAKHLGASKIIATGRDVTKLEALKSAGANVIIPLEQPEDQLVEAYRQTFDEGVDVVLDYLGGIPAERMIRALARGRGSAVGEPRIRFVQVGGSAGKSILVDTHAMRSTGLEIVGSGLGAFSIDTATRCAGELLNAISRAGLSLPTQSVSFADVDEAWKDTSDTRKIVFRP
- a CDS encoding MarR family winged helix-turn-helix transcriptional regulator; its protein translation is MACNNDSEDRTLKKRLDEIEEIGLLLKAAMRESERRLNELLRPLGITAGQAEVLQILERCGPMSLGELGELLVAEGGHPSRLIDRMVNAGLLLRETAADDRRRISIGITEHGQELAQASRESKKEFRRWVRAQLQGTDMEHALRFFRAYLSGTELEKTVLARESKGPLAGS
- a CDS encoding MFS transporter, coding for MKPRSPIYVTSLIAGAFFMENLDGTVIATALPQMAKSFHATAVSLNIGMTAYMLTLAVLIPISGWVTDRFGSRSVFATAVGIFTVASLLCAVSQNLTQFTLMRILQGMGGAMMVPVGRLIVLRETPKDKLAQAIAYISWPGLTALVLGPPLGGFITTYASWHWIFLMNVPLGIAALILAMLWIENVRTGERHPFDWGTFALGGIASAGSVYAMELLGGGETRWPVPVTMLVLSLLCGVLAIVYARRRQETSLIDFESMRRKTYSLSIYGASAFRLAVSVLPFLLPLMFQIAFGLNAFRSGLYLLALFGGDLSMKSIVLPLLRRFGFRRILIVNGIFTALSMVVCAFLSPSTPVVLLLLVLFVHGACRSMEFTCLTTLAYSEIPPERMSRANGFLSAIMQLSVGMGVAVGAVTLRSVAHVRGHSAAAPHLADFRWAILLMSIVALGPVFDSLALPHDAGADTSGHQSGIAEAESALV